The Microlunatus soli genome contains the following window.
CGCTGCCGCATCAGCCAGGTCGGCCAGTACTTCGGCGAACATCGCCCGACGGACCTGCACCAGCGGCACCGGACGATCGCCGTAGGTCGCCGCGATCGTGTTGCGAACGGCCTCCAGATCCTCGGGGCGGTAGCGCCCGGTGAGTGTCGGCCAACGGCGTTCCATCTCGGCGATCGACCCCGAGAGCGCACGGCGCATCATCGCGTCGAAGTCGCACAGCGTCTGATCGACGTCGAAGAAGATCCACTCCGGGCGCGACCCC
Protein-coding sequences here:
- a CDS encoding HAD family hydrolase, giving the protein MGRLIVGSRPEWIFFDVDQTLCDFDAMMRRALSGSIAEMERRWPTLTGRYRPEDLEAVRNTIAATYGDRPVPLVQVRRAMFAEVLADLADAAAIDQITDHYLAIRFADPVLFPDVIPVLEALQSELRLGVITNGNSKAALSAIYQA